The proteins below are encoded in one region of Thioalkalivibrio sp. K90mix:
- the trkA gene encoding Trk system potassium transporter TrkA, whose protein sequence is MKHIIILGAGQVGQSLAEALSADGIDITIVDARAERLAELEDQFDIKTVNGFASHPSVLEAAGAQDASMVIAVTDSDEVNMIACQVASTLFNVETKIARVRSRDYHETPELFAQDAMPVDMLISPEAIVTRHIHRLIEHPGSLQVLEFAEGLVSLVGVRAYYGGPLVGHELKNLQSDMPGIHTRVAAIFRKNRSIQPDGDTVIEADDEVFFVAAKKSIRAVTSELRKLEKPYKRIMIAGGGNIGERLAETLSKRYRVKVIERDPDRADHLARSLPSNVLVLHGDSADDRFLESIGIENNDVFCAVTNDDQANIFAGMLAKRWGVRKVMSLINRPSYVDLLQSGTIDVAISPQQATISALLARVREGGTATVHTLRRGAAEAIETVVNGDARTSQVVGRQIEEIDFPEGTSVGAVVRGEDVIIPHHDTVIEAGDHVILFLTDRRKVKQVQRLFQPSALFF, encoded by the coding sequence ATGAAGCACATCATCATCCTCGGCGCCGGGCAGGTGGGCCAGTCACTGGCCGAGGCCCTGAGCGCCGACGGCATCGACATCACCATCGTCGACGCCCGCGCCGAGCGCCTGGCCGAGCTGGAGGACCAGTTCGACATCAAGACGGTGAACGGCTTCGCCTCGCACCCCAGCGTGCTGGAGGCCGCCGGGGCGCAGGATGCCTCGATGGTCATCGCGGTGACCGACTCCGACGAGGTGAACATGATCGCCTGTCAGGTCGCCTCGACCCTGTTCAATGTCGAAACCAAGATCGCCCGTGTGCGCTCGCGGGACTACCACGAGACCCCGGAGCTGTTCGCCCAGGACGCGATGCCGGTGGACATGCTGATCTCGCCGGAGGCGATCGTCACCCGCCACATCCACCGCCTGATCGAGCATCCGGGCTCGCTGCAGGTACTGGAGTTCGCCGAGGGGCTGGTCTCGCTGGTCGGTGTGCGCGCCTACTACGGGGGGCCGCTGGTCGGGCACGAGCTGAAGAATCTGCAAAGCGACATGCCGGGCATCCACACGCGGGTGGCGGCGATCTTTCGCAAGAACCGCTCCATCCAGCCGGATGGCGACACCGTAATCGAGGCCGACGACGAGGTCTTCTTCGTCGCGGCGAAGAAGAGCATCCGTGCGGTCACCTCGGAGCTGCGCAAGCTGGAAAAGCCGTACAAGCGCATCATGATCGCCGGTGGCGGCAATATCGGCGAGCGCCTGGCGGAGACGCTCAGCAAGCGCTATCGGGTCAAGGTGATCGAGCGCGACCCGGACCGCGCCGACCACCTGGCGCGCTCGCTGCCCAGCAATGTGCTGGTCCTGCATGGCGACAGTGCGGACGATCGCTTCCTCGAATCGATCGGCATCGAGAACAACGACGTCTTCTGTGCGGTGACCAATGACGACCAGGCGAACATCTTTGCCGGCATGCTGGCCAAGCGCTGGGGCGTGCGCAAGGTGATGTCGCTGATCAATCGCCCGAGCTATGTGGATCTGCTGCAAAGCGGCACCATCGACGTCGCGATCTCGCCGCAGCAGGCGACGATCAGCGCACTGCTGGCGCGCGTACGCGAGGGTGGCACGGCCACCGTACACACCCTGCGTCGCGGCGCCGCCGAGGCCATCGAGACAGTCGTGAATGGTGATGCGCGTACCTCGCAGGTGGTGGGTCGGCAGATCGAGGAGATCGATTTCCCGGAAGGCACGAGCGTGGGTGCGGTGGTGCGCGGCGAGGATGTCATCATTCCGCACCACGACACCGTGATCGAGGCGGGTGATCACGTGATCCTGTTCCTGACCGACCGGCGCAAGGTCAAGCAGGTGCAGCGCCTGTTCCAGCCCTCCGCCCTGTTCTTTTAG